One Ictalurus furcatus strain D&B chromosome 25, Billie_1.0, whole genome shotgun sequence DNA window includes the following coding sequences:
- the LOC128601547 gene encoding leukocyte elastase inhibitor isoform X2: MESLSVANTNFALHLFTKIKEGNKTGNVFYSPLSISSALAMVSLGAAGNTATQMSEVLHHNKAKDDVHVSFNKLMAELNKAGAPYALSIANRLYGEQTYKFVEKFLKETKTHYHAELETVDFKANAESARVNINNWVEKQTKEKIKNLLEEGIVDNLTRLVLVNAIYFKGSWEKQFKVDATQELPFKLNKKETKPVQMMNQKAKFPLAFIPDLRCKILEMPYKGKELSMLIMLPVEIEDNTTGLEKLEHELTYDNFMEWTRPDMMDTVEVQVSLPRFKLEETYDMKELLISMGMVDAFDMGKCDFSHMSPCDDLVLSKVVHKSFVEVNEEGTEAAAATAAVMMMRCAMLPPERFVADHPFLFFIQHKPTRSILFCGRYSSP, translated from the exons ATGGAGTCTCTTTCAGTGGCAAACACCAATTTTGCACTTCACCTATTCACCAAGATCAAGGAAGGCAACAAAACCGGGAATGTCTTCTACTCTCCTCTCAGCATCTCTTCTGCGCTGGCCATGGTGTCTCTCGGAGCTGCAGGCAACACAGCAACTCAGATGTCTGAG GTTCTGCACCACAACAAAGCCAAGGACGACGTCCACGTCAGCTTCAACAAGCTGATGGCTGAACTGAACAAAGCAGGAGCTCCGTATGCCCTCAGCATAGCCAATAGACTTTATGGAGAGCAGACCTACAAATTTGTGGAG aaatttCTGAAGGAGACAAAAACACACTACCATGCTGAGCTGGAAACTGTTGACTTTAAAGCAAATGCAGAATCTGCACGGGTCAATATTAATAACTGGGTGGAGAAGCAAACAAAAG AAAAGATCAAGAACTTGCTGGAAGAAGGAATTGTTGATAATTTGACCAGACTTGTCTTGGTGAATGCCATCTACTTCAAGGGCAGCTGGGAGAAGCAGTTTAAGGTTGACGCAACACAGGAGCTTCCTTTCAAGCTGAACAAG AAAGAAACTAAACCAGTGCAGATGATGAATCAGAAGGCAAAGTTTCCCCTGGCCTTTATTCCTGATCTGCGGTGCAAGATTCTTGAAATGCCATATAAGGGCAAGGAGCTCAGCATGCTAATTATGCTACCTGTTGAGATTGAAGATAACACTACTGGCCTTGAGAAG cttGAGCACGAGCTCACTTATGACAACTTCATGGAGTGGACACGGCCTGATATGATGGACACTGTGGAGGTGCAGGTGTCTTTGCCACGATTCAAACTGGAGGAAACCTATGACATGAAGGAGCTGCTCATCAGCATGGGCATGGTAGATGCCTTTGACATGGGCAAGTGtgatttttcacacatgtccCCTTGCGATGACCTGGTGCTCTCCAAGGTGGTGCATAAGTCTTTTGTAGAAGTGAATGAGGAAGGCACTGAAGCAGCTGCAGCCACCGCGGCCGTCATGATGATGCGTTGTGCCATGCTTCCCCCAGAGCGCTTTGTGGCAGACCACCCCTTCCTCTTTTTCATTCAACACAAACCAACCCGGAGCATTCTCTTTTGTGGACGCTACAGCTCTCCTTAA
- the LOC128601547 gene encoding leukocyte elastase inhibitor isoform X1 — protein MESLSVANTNFALHLFTKIKEGNKTGNVFYSPLSISSALAMVSLGAAGNTATQMSEVLCFNKPVKPKSVQPVAVQQAQQSQKVQLPSALQKVLHHNKAKDDVHVSFNKLMAELNKAGAPYALSIANRLYGEQTYKFVEKFLKETKTHYHAELETVDFKANAESARVNINNWVEKQTKEKIKNLLEEGIVDNLTRLVLVNAIYFKGSWEKQFKVDATQELPFKLNKKETKPVQMMNQKAKFPLAFIPDLRCKILEMPYKGKELSMLIMLPVEIEDNTTGLEKLEHELTYDNFMEWTRPDMMDTVEVQVSLPRFKLEETYDMKELLISMGMVDAFDMGKCDFSHMSPCDDLVLSKVVHKSFVEVNEEGTEAAAATAAVMMMRCAMLPPERFVADHPFLFFIQHKPTRSILFCGRYSSP, from the exons ATGGAGTCTCTTTCAGTGGCAAACACCAATTTTGCACTTCACCTATTCACCAAGATCAAGGAAGGCAACAAAACCGGGAATGTCTTCTACTCTCCTCTCAGCATCTCTTCTGCGCTGGCCATGGTGTCTCTCGGAGCTGCAGGCAACACAGCAACTCAGATGTCTGAG GTCTTGTGCTTCAACAAACCAGTGAAGCCTAAGTCTGTTCAACCAGTAGCAGTCCAACAGGCACAGCAATCTCAGAAGGTCCAGTTACCATCGGCTTTACAAAAG GTTCTGCACCACAACAAAGCCAAGGACGACGTCCACGTCAGCTTCAACAAGCTGATGGCTGAACTGAACAAAGCAGGAGCTCCGTATGCCCTCAGCATAGCCAATAGACTTTATGGAGAGCAGACCTACAAATTTGTGGAG aaatttCTGAAGGAGACAAAAACACACTACCATGCTGAGCTGGAAACTGTTGACTTTAAAGCAAATGCAGAATCTGCACGGGTCAATATTAATAACTGGGTGGAGAAGCAAACAAAAG AAAAGATCAAGAACTTGCTGGAAGAAGGAATTGTTGATAATTTGACCAGACTTGTCTTGGTGAATGCCATCTACTTCAAGGGCAGCTGGGAGAAGCAGTTTAAGGTTGACGCAACACAGGAGCTTCCTTTCAAGCTGAACAAG AAAGAAACTAAACCAGTGCAGATGATGAATCAGAAGGCAAAGTTTCCCCTGGCCTTTATTCCTGATCTGCGGTGCAAGATTCTTGAAATGCCATATAAGGGCAAGGAGCTCAGCATGCTAATTATGCTACCTGTTGAGATTGAAGATAACACTACTGGCCTTGAGAAG cttGAGCACGAGCTCACTTATGACAACTTCATGGAGTGGACACGGCCTGATATGATGGACACTGTGGAGGTGCAGGTGTCTTTGCCACGATTCAAACTGGAGGAAACCTATGACATGAAGGAGCTGCTCATCAGCATGGGCATGGTAGATGCCTTTGACATGGGCAAGTGtgatttttcacacatgtccCCTTGCGATGACCTGGTGCTCTCCAAGGTGGTGCATAAGTCTTTTGTAGAAGTGAATGAGGAAGGCACTGAAGCAGCTGCAGCCACCGCGGCCGTCATGATGATGCGTTGTGCCATGCTTCCCCCAGAGCGCTTTGTGGCAGACCACCCCTTCCTCTTTTTCATTCAACACAAACCAACCCGGAGCATTCTCTTTTGTGGACGCTACAGCTCTCCTTAA